One window of the Zea mays cultivar B73 chromosome 3, Zm-B73-REFERENCE-NAM-5.0, whole genome shotgun sequence genome contains the following:
- the LOC100216793 gene encoding Protein TRIGALACTOSYLDIACYLGLYCEROL 5, chloroplastic-like — MVVSTFNGPGIGIGFGVGCGFGVGWGFGGMPLNMFGLGIGGGCGFGLGLGWGFGNAFGCQYRSSRVQFQGIEFQKKAEGDDAPKVVSPELAQKSRPYG; from the exons atGGTAGTCAGCACGTTCAATGGACCCGGGATTGGGATCG GGTTCGGTGTCGGCTGCGGGTTCGGCGTCGGGTGGGGGTTCGGAG GAATGCCTCTTAACATGTTCGGCTTGGGTATCG GTGGGGGTTGTGGATTTGGTCTTGGACTAGGATGGGGCTTTGGAAATGCTTTTGGTTGTCAGTATCGATCTTCAAGAGTTCAGTTCCAAGGCATTGAATTTCAGAAGAAGGCGGAAGGAGATGATGCACCAAAAGTTGTTTCACCGGAGCTTGCTCAAAAGTCTCGTCCTTATGGCTAG